The Rickettsiella endosymbiont of Dermanyssus gallinae genomic interval CTATCCTGTATGGTGGCAGCGTTAAACTCGACAATGCGAAGGCGTTGTTTCAGATGCCTGATATTGATGGTGGTTTGATTGGCGGCGCATCTTTGCATGCGCATGATTTTTTGCAGATTTACGGGGATTGTGTTTTTATAACCGACTGATATTTCACTTGGTTATCTGTTTATAATCTAACTCTATGTTACAGCAACTCTTAGTTTTATTTCATGTACTTGTTTCCATTGCACTGGTTACTTTGGTCTTATTGCAGCAAGGTAAAGGGGCAGAAATGGGTGCTAACTTTGGAAGTGGTGCTTCGTCTACCGTGTTTGGTAGCCAAGGCTCCAGTTCTTTTTTATTTAAATTAACCGGGTTATTTGCGCTACTATTTTTTGTCAGTAGCCTTTCCTTAGGTTATGTAGCAGGACACCGTGTTAAACAGGATCCTATCCATAAATTAGCGAGCTTAGCGCAGCAATTACCTGCCCAAGTTAATAGCGGCACACTTCCCAATCAGGAAGAGCCTATTCAAACAACAGGAAATTCTAGTTCATAAGGTTTTTATTTGATTGTCGAAGTGGTGGAATTGGTAGACACGCTATCTTGAGGGGGTAGTGGCGCAAGCTGTGCGGGTTCGAGTCCCGCCTTCGACACCATTGAATTAAAGTCTTGTTTCCTTTACTTGCCTTAATCGTTTTTCTTAATATTAATTACAATAATTTTTATCTGGCGGAAGCAGTGCAAAGCGGACTTGTATAGGGTTTTGTTGCGTATGATTGCGGTACCAAGCAAATGATTGTTCAGGGAGTTGAATCAGGTTTGCAAATTGATTGCGTACAAAGCTTGGAAACTGTGTTCCCTTAAAAAAATGTTGAACGGTGTGTCCACTTTCAATAACGAATAGAGCACCTTTGCAACGCAATTTTTTCTTATCAATCCAAGGCGAAGTACTGGCATTCCATTCCATCCAAACTTGTGGTTTATCGGCTGAATAATAACCGATATAGCCGGCGGTATAGCGATCCCCTGCAACATAAGCGAGTTTTTCGGCATAATGGGAATGCCACACTTGAGTGGCGGCTTTTGCTATTTCGGAGCCGGGGTAAGCACCGCTATCATTCTTTAAAGAAACAATCATATAACCGAGTCCAAAACTTAACATCACGGTGACTATAAATATCGTAAATCGGTTAATAGAACGTTGCGAAATCCTCGGTTTAAAAAAGATAAAGAAAGCGCTGCCTAAAAAACTGATAAAGGTACTGCCCCATTCTCTATGTAGAGAAAAACTCAGCAAACTAGCGAGTATGAAAAGTAAAACAATCGGTCCTAAGCCCATTAAAAAACTATATAAATAAGCATCAGACGTAATAGACGATGGTACAGGAATATTATTTACGTTTTTTTTATATTCTATGACAACTAATAGAGCAAACAGGCTAGGAAGGATTATGATTAAAAAATTTAATAAAAAATCCAAGTTATTATTTAAGTACTGTAAATAGCCTAATTGGTTGAGTAAACCCCTCGCTAAAAATGCATAACTGAGGGCATTAAAATCTTGTTGATAAAGCCAAATAAGATTGGGTAATAATACTAAACCGTAGAGTAGTAATGCTAAATAGGGTTTTGCGGAAAA includes:
- a CDS encoding glycosyltransferase family 39 protein; the protein is MKNKQTLPLEIQLKRYFWLIMLLQLLLWSFLPVFIRHTIGNDLIEALTWGHQFQWGYDKNPFLPGMLAHLGGLLGFNGFGVYFIQQLFILLGVWSVRALTFDLTNNSASAFIAAVALLLCSAYNVDVQIYNDNYILQGLLPLSVLFFYRGVKNNDLKYWLFSAAILALATLAKYSAILLLPLYALYLLLSSERKKHYFSAKPYLALLLYGLVLLPNLIWLYQQDFNALSYAFLARGLLNQLGYLQYLNNNLDFLLNFLIIILPSLFALLVVIEYKKNVNNIPVPSSITSDAYLYSFLMGLGPIVLLFILASLLSFSLHREWGSTFISFLGSAFFIFFKPRISQRSINRFTIFIVTVMLSFGLGYMIVSLKNDSGAYPGSEIAKAATQVWHSHYAEKLAYVAGDRYTAGYIGYYSADKPQVWMEWNASTSPWIDKKKLRCKGALFVIESGHTVQHFFKGTQFPSFVRNQFANLIQLPEQSFAWYRNHTQQNPIQVRFALLPPDKNYCN
- the secG gene encoding preprotein translocase subunit SecG yields the protein MLQQLLVLFHVLVSIALVTLVLLQQGKGAEMGANFGSGASSTVFGSQGSSSFLFKLTGLFALLFFVSSLSLGYVAGHRVKQDPIHKLASLAQQLPAQVNSGTLPNQEEPIQTTGNSSS